One Gossypium hirsutum isolate 1008001.06 chromosome A11, Gossypium_hirsutum_v2.1, whole genome shotgun sequence genomic window carries:
- the LOC121209774 gene encoding probable glutathione S-transferase, whose protein sequence is MEELNLLGNWASPFSYRVLWALKHKGVKYEYVEEDLFNKSELLLRCNPIHKQIPVLVHAGKPVPESIVILEYIEDTWPQNPLLPLDPHERSVARFWIKFGEDKAPIFYKFFHTVGEEQVKGTKEAEELLKTIEENGLGDKEFFGGEELGLTDIAYGWIACWLDVLAEAAGVELLGPQSFPRLQAWAERFKQLPLIKDNLPDRHKMLTFFKSRREKIIAPAATS, encoded by the coding sequence ATGGAAGAACTGAATTTGCTAGGAAACTGGGCTAGTCCTTTTAGTTACAGAGTTTTATGGGCTCTTAAACACAAAGGGGTGAAGTATGAGTACGTAGAAGAGGATCTTTTCAACAAGAGCGAGTTGCTTCTTAGGTGTAACCCAATCCACAAGCAAATCCCGGTGCTGGTTCATGCTGGAAAACCAGTACCAGAATCCATTGTTATCCTTGAATACATAGAAGACACATGGCCTCAAAACCCTTTGCTCCCTCTAGATCCTCATGAAAGGAGCGTGGCTCGCTTCTGGATCAAGTTTGGAGAAGATAAGGCACCTATATTTTACAAATTCTTTCATACTGTGGGAGAAGAGCAAGTGAAGGGCACAAAAGAAGCTGAGGAACTGCTGAAAACTATAGAAGAGAATGGGCTTGGAGATAAAGAGTTTTTTGGGGGTGAAGAGCTTGGATTAACCGATATAGCCTATGGATGGATAGCGTGTTGGTTGGATGTGTTGGCCGAAGCAGCTGGGGTTGAACTGCTGGGACCTCAAAGCTTCCCTCGATTGCAGGCATGGGCTGAAAGGTTTAAGCAACTGCCGTTGATCAAGGACAACCTTCCCGACCGTCACAAAATGTTGACTTTTTTCAAGTCCCGGAGGGAGAAAATCATTGCACCAGCAGCAACCTCTTAG
- the LOC107923076 gene encoding photosystem I reaction center subunit IV B, chloroplastic: MATSSMASAASGFLLTPNVAANSSSTSKTTTVFFPSKNNNNSRLVVTRAADEAAAPAPATTTAPSEGGEAPKPKPPPIGPKRGTRVKILRRESYWYNSFGSVVTVDQDPKTRYPVVVRFNKVNYANVSTNNYALDEIAEVN, from the exons ATGGCTACCTCCAGCATGGCATCAGCTGCTTCAGGGTTCTTGCTCACACCCAATGTCGCAGCGAATTCAAGCTCCACTTCTAAGACCACCACCGTGTTTTTCCCTTCAAAGAACAACAACAATTCCAGGCTTGTGGTGACGAGGGCAGCTGACGAGGCTGCTGCACCAGCACCAGCTACCACCACTGCACCATCAGAAGGCGGTGAAGCCCCTAAACCTAAGCCACCACCAATTGGACCAAAAAGAGGAACCAGG gtTAAGATTCTTAGAAGAGAGTCCTACTGGTACAACAGCTTTGGGTCAGTTGTTACAGTCGACCAG GACCCTAAGACTCGCTATCCAGTGGTGGTTCGATTCAACAAAGTTAATTACGCCAATGTATCAACCAACAACTATGCCTTGGATGAGATTGCAGAAGTTAACTGA